Proteins from a single region of Catenulispora acidiphila DSM 44928:
- a CDS encoding TadE family protein — protein MDRCVRDHGSDYRRRHLPVGVREGAVPAFLSRSLVAARDDRGSNSVQATICVPLVVFVLMLIIQAGAYYHAQQVAKMAADRAVAVARTEYGTAGFGQVQADRVLKVVGDGSLSDARVNVTRASNEVTVALHANAPHFVPFWPTTISVVSSGPVEAFDEGGHRG, from the coding sequence GTGGACCGCTGTGTACGCGACCATGGCAGTGACTATCGGCGCCGTCATCTACCAGTTGGTGTTCGCGAAGGCGCAGTCCCTGCATTTCTGAGCCGATCACTCGTCGCAGCTCGCGATGACCGGGGTTCCAACTCGGTTCAGGCGACGATCTGCGTGCCGCTGGTGGTCTTCGTCTTGATGCTGATCATTCAGGCCGGGGCGTACTACCACGCGCAGCAAGTCGCGAAGATGGCGGCCGACCGCGCCGTGGCCGTGGCTCGCACTGAGTACGGGACCGCCGGATTCGGACAGGTCCAAGCCGACCGCGTATTGAAGGTGGTCGGTGACGGATCCCTCAGCGATGCCCGCGTGAACGTCACGCGGGCATCGAACGAGGTCACTGTCGCGCTCCATGCGAACGCCCCGCACTTCGTGCCGTTCTGGCCGACGACGATCAGCGTCGTTTCGAGTGGCCCGGTTGAAGCGTTCGATGAAGGCGGCCATCGTGGCTGA
- a CDS encoding asparagine synthase-related protein: MMLSFDISVVADGSRTWSRDGDQWIGPAGWVRPFVHPALESVAVIDGPRLRLSVAERCEEPDFVRLDTDGRTVTVEAGPLGRAPIYLRHRNNRITGSWRISDLMDSLPYGALNDRGLIRLLTRRHRFSADTVFADIVCLTERARISAGPAGIQVRYPDPVERPVHRRALRRDVDPVAVIGDLLGRHLEQRPTDGVELSGGADSALVAAELAGLFEHRVRSFGLVMPGQEGIAQTARREAIAETLKLTDTPIHAVLHPPFGAGRRYELHNPASSYYCESFDALAAAARSYGVRAMATGFGGDELMACPAEAQATPTEEFLPEWLSAKARAAVPDIEADLAPPAHLYTPTLMALASHAPGLLAAGIWQIAPLADPALTRFCRQLPEELVIGKRVLRERLALRIPKRVAYRSSPETFRPIMEIGMRRFGLPLLDDYLKRGLLLAELGMVEPAVLQAATCAAQSGTAVDSRLADVLRLEHGLRLVWGEL; encoded by the coding sequence ATGATGCTCAGCTTCGACATCTCGGTCGTCGCGGACGGCTCGCGAACTTGGAGCCGTGACGGAGACCAGTGGATCGGGCCTGCCGGCTGGGTCCGGCCCTTCGTCCATCCGGCGCTGGAGTCGGTTGCGGTCATCGACGGCCCACGTCTGCGTTTGTCCGTCGCTGAGCGGTGTGAGGAGCCTGACTTCGTCCGCCTGGATACTGATGGCCGCACGGTAACCGTGGAGGCAGGGCCGCTCGGGCGAGCCCCCATTTACCTCCGGCACCGGAACAACCGGATCACGGGGAGCTGGCGCATCAGTGACCTGATGGACAGCCTGCCGTACGGTGCCTTGAACGACAGAGGCCTGATTCGGCTGCTGACCCGCCGTCACCGCTTCAGCGCGGACACGGTGTTCGCCGACATCGTGTGTCTGACTGAGCGTGCCCGAATCAGCGCCGGTCCGGCGGGCATTCAAGTCCGGTACCCGGATCCGGTCGAGCGGCCGGTGCACCGCCGTGCCCTGAGGCGCGACGTCGATCCGGTAGCAGTTATCGGCGACCTGCTCGGCCGGCACCTCGAACAACGACCTACCGACGGCGTCGAACTATCCGGCGGCGCCGACTCGGCACTAGTGGCTGCCGAACTCGCCGGGCTCTTCGAGCATCGTGTCCGGAGCTTCGGACTGGTCATGCCGGGCCAAGAGGGGATCGCCCAGACGGCTCGGCGCGAGGCGATTGCCGAGACGCTGAAGCTGACGGACACCCCGATCCACGCCGTGCTGCATCCGCCGTTTGGCGCCGGTCGCCGGTACGAGCTGCACAACCCTGCCAGTTCGTACTATTGCGAGAGCTTCGACGCGCTCGCTGCGGCTGCCAGGTCATATGGCGTGCGCGCCATGGCGACGGGGTTTGGCGGCGACGAGCTGATGGCGTGCCCCGCCGAAGCCCAGGCGACACCCACCGAGGAGTTCCTTCCTGAGTGGCTCAGTGCCAAAGCACGCGCCGCGGTCCCAGATATCGAGGCCGACCTCGCACCTCCAGCGCACCTCTACACACCGACGCTGATGGCGCTCGCCTCGCACGCTCCGGGCCTGCTGGCTGCAGGGATCTGGCAGATCGCGCCGTTGGCTGATCCCGCACTGACCCGGTTCTGTCGTCAGCTCCCTGAAGAACTGGTCATCGGTAAGCGCGTGTTGCGAGAGCGTCTCGCCCTGCGGATCCCGAAGCGGGTCGCCTACCGGTCGTCCCCGGAGACCTTCCGCCCGATCATGGAGATCGGGATGCGAAGATTCGGCCTCCCTCTTCTCGATGACTACCTCAAGCGCGGCCTGCTGCTGGCAGAGCTGGGCATGGTCGAGCCAGCAGTCCTTCAGGCAGCGACTTGTGCTGCACAGTCTGGGACAGCGGTCGACTCTCGGCTGGCGGATGTCTTGCGTCTGGAGCATGGGCTGCGTCTGGTATGGGGTGAACTGTGA
- a CDS encoding BTAD domain-containing putative transcriptional regulator, giving the protein MNLIARLSKAAFSLALTAGLSCGVPWLLLTYIGSPVPKQFPGLHEIVPALSARFDIHVFITIIVYLLWACWAVLVVQLLVQVPGTFVDIVRILRRREPVRRGAAWGPGGALARGLIAAFTIALLAPRAADTAAAAAKATGYVLSPTAKIASVAPAVPGARSASGDDYVVRSGDTLWDIAALHLGEPERWHDIYSLNVGRVQPDGGVLSDPQLIQPGWQLRLPENVVAPASAVPAPAVSTTRPSNAGTVLVPEPVETPSLIAAGGSPAASAIPSRAEHPIPAQRIAPRDRAAVRLPGGGVVPVSLASGVAAALALARLRTRARSRIQPVDAPGDSEPLAPLLEPVRAELLRAHHATVCAPGKGLFQDDEDFGDDPFADDEPLPSEPESASVTEDALWSLKSEPGTPLTTPEFAPSLRAVLDGADAPDDVHVAICGNSPIPLASVTTAGLGLTGDGAADAARSLLVSALAAGGPRAIDQAVEVQTTVQALSVLLGPGALTADSDRLTVFDSLTTLLDDAEREQSARAAEVAEYGQANAADVRRFDNVEPFRPRILLVHLEAGERHRLEAIARAGGKVDTHLVLLGPWAAGTSVTIGADRLLTATGPDAELLRDASAFGITMDEAEQILSALGTAAESPATREPFTDTEADGEPPVEASRQDESVVPSAATPDDTVPVVARAHVDQGVLLLKVIGPFTAEIDGRDVTGCFNPSHRTLLLYLALRERPVRRAEIIEALWTDDQADGKNAEKKRRTRFDTRLYQTKKALADAVGHDSEFISSDRASGFITLNRTLILTDLACFDQLVGRASRAADDAEKTAHLEAACALYRGPLDESIRGDWLLEHREDRLRRYRDAAGDLARIVGRTDPDRGLAILNQLLEHDLFNEDLYRRIMRGQARLGRHDAVRRTFNLLETRFEAVELVVDASTRALVRTLTRNV; this is encoded by the coding sequence GTGAACCTGATCGCACGCCTTTCCAAGGCGGCTTTCTCTCTGGCCCTTACCGCCGGGCTGTCCTGTGGCGTTCCGTGGTTGCTGCTGACCTATATCGGAAGTCCTGTTCCGAAGCAGTTCCCGGGCTTGCATGAGATCGTGCCTGCTCTGTCGGCACGGTTCGACATCCACGTCTTCATCACGATCATCGTCTATCTGCTGTGGGCTTGCTGGGCTGTGCTCGTTGTGCAGCTGCTCGTCCAGGTTCCTGGGACGTTCGTCGACATCGTCAGAATCCTGAGGCGTCGCGAGCCGGTCCGTCGAGGCGCAGCTTGGGGACCGGGCGGCGCTCTGGCCCGAGGCTTGATCGCGGCCTTCACTATCGCGCTGCTCGCGCCGCGCGCAGCCGACACCGCGGCGGCTGCGGCGAAGGCAACGGGCTACGTTCTCAGCCCCACAGCCAAGATTGCCTCCGTTGCGCCGGCCGTCCCAGGCGCCCGATCGGCGAGCGGAGATGACTATGTCGTTCGATCTGGCGACACCTTGTGGGATATCGCGGCGCTGCACCTCGGTGAACCTGAGCGCTGGCACGACATCTATAGCCTGAACGTCGGCCGGGTCCAGCCTGATGGTGGCGTGCTGTCCGATCCGCAGCTGATCCAGCCGGGCTGGCAGCTGCGTCTCCCCGAGAACGTCGTAGCGCCTGCCTCGGCGGTACCGGCTCCGGCGGTGTCAACCACAAGGCCGAGCAACGCAGGTACCGTGCTGGTCCCGGAGCCAGTAGAGACGCCATCTCTGATCGCTGCGGGTGGCTCTCCGGCAGCTTCGGCAATTCCATCCCGGGCTGAACACCCGATCCCCGCGCAGCGGATCGCACCGCGCGATCGTGCAGCGGTCCGACTGCCTGGTGGCGGAGTGGTTCCCGTCAGCCTCGCTTCCGGTGTCGCCGCCGCGCTCGCGTTGGCGCGCCTTCGCACGCGTGCCAGGAGCCGGATCCAGCCGGTCGATGCCCCGGGCGATTCCGAACCTCTCGCACCGCTCCTCGAGCCCGTTCGCGCAGAGCTGTTGCGTGCACACCACGCGACGGTGTGCGCCCCGGGGAAGGGTCTCTTCCAGGATGACGAGGACTTTGGCGACGACCCGTTCGCCGATGACGAACCGCTGCCCAGCGAGCCCGAATCCGCCTCGGTGACCGAGGACGCCCTGTGGTCGTTGAAGTCCGAACCCGGTACCCCACTCACCACTCCAGAGTTCGCGCCGAGCCTTCGGGCTGTCTTGGACGGCGCCGATGCCCCTGATGACGTCCACGTGGCGATCTGTGGCAACTCCCCGATTCCGTTGGCTTCCGTCACGACAGCAGGACTTGGGTTGACCGGAGACGGGGCGGCCGACGCTGCGCGGTCTTTGCTGGTCAGCGCACTGGCGGCCGGTGGTCCGAGGGCCATTGATCAGGCCGTCGAAGTCCAGACTACGGTCCAGGCGCTGTCGGTGCTGCTGGGCCCTGGCGCCCTGACCGCCGATTCCGATCGGCTGACGGTTTTCGACTCCTTGACCACGTTGCTGGACGACGCTGAGCGTGAGCAGTCGGCGCGAGCGGCGGAGGTCGCAGAGTATGGACAGGCGAACGCTGCTGACGTCCGTCGCTTCGATAACGTGGAGCCCTTCCGCCCCCGCATCCTGCTGGTCCATCTCGAAGCCGGCGAACGGCACCGGCTGGAGGCGATCGCCCGTGCCGGCGGCAAGGTCGACACTCATCTCGTGCTGCTCGGGCCGTGGGCCGCAGGTACTTCCGTCACAATCGGCGCTGACCGCCTCCTGACAGCCACGGGTCCCGACGCCGAGTTGCTGCGTGACGCATCGGCCTTCGGCATCACGATGGACGAGGCCGAACAGATTCTCTCTGCTCTGGGCACTGCTGCTGAGTCGCCCGCCACTCGCGAACCGTTCACCGATACCGAAGCCGATGGCGAGCCGCCGGTTGAGGCCTCGCGTCAGGACGAATCGGTCGTGCCGTCAGCGGCGACGCCCGACGATACAGTCCCGGTCGTGGCCCGAGCGCACGTCGACCAGGGTGTTCTCCTCTTGAAGGTCATCGGTCCCTTTACCGCCGAGATCGACGGCCGAGACGTCACTGGATGCTTCAACCCGAGCCACAGGACACTTCTTCTCTACCTCGCCCTCCGGGAGCGCCCCGTTCGGCGAGCCGAGATCATCGAAGCTCTGTGGACGGACGACCAGGCCGACGGCAAGAACGCGGAGAAGAAGCGCAGGACACGGTTCGACACCCGGCTGTATCAGACCAAGAAGGCTCTGGCCGATGCCGTCGGGCACGACTCGGAGTTCATCTCCTCGGATCGCGCCTCCGGCTTCATCACGCTCAACCGGACCCTCATCCTCACCGATCTCGCCTGCTTCGACCAGCTCGTCGGCCGCGCTTCCCGAGCCGCCGACGACGCAGAGAAGACCGCACACCTCGAAGCAGCATGCGCGCTGTACCGCGGACCACTGGACGAGAGCATCCGCGGCGACTGGCTGCTGGAGCATCGCGAGGACCGGCTGCGCCGCTACCGCGATGCAGCCGGCGACCTCGCCCGCATCGTCGGCCGAACCGACCCCGACCGCGGACTTGCCATCCTCAACCAGCTGCTGGAGCACGACCTCTTCAACGAGGACCTCTACCGCCGGATCATGCGTGGGCAGGCACGGCTGGGGCGGCACGACGCGGTGCGACGGACCTTCAATCTTCTGGAGACCCGCTTCGAAGCGGTCGAGCTCGTGGTCGATGCATCCACCAGGGCGCTCGTACGGACATTGACTCGTAACGTTTGA
- a CDS encoding TadE/TadG family type IV pilus assembly protein — translation MKAAIVADAAASRRYRRCGEADSGFATLETVIVTPILVLVLLVAVAAGRLESARLDVDTAAGAAARAASLTRGPAGAAAAAKAEAARSLASAGVSCPQPKVVVDTAVFRPGGVVKVTVTCRADLGDLASVGLLPLRTSITKSSTSPIDQYRQATAGGS, via the coding sequence ATGAAGGCGGCCATCGTGGCTGACGCGGCAGCATCGCGTCGATACCGGCGGTGCGGTGAAGCCGACAGCGGCTTTGCCACGCTGGAGACCGTCATTGTCACGCCGATCCTGGTGTTGGTCCTGTTGGTGGCTGTTGCCGCGGGACGTCTGGAATCCGCACGGCTCGACGTCGATACAGCCGCCGGCGCCGCTGCCCGTGCCGCATCGCTCACTCGCGGTCCGGCCGGAGCTGCCGCGGCGGCCAAGGCCGAGGCTGCTCGGTCGCTCGCTTCCGCCGGGGTGTCGTGCCCGCAACCGAAGGTCGTGGTCGACACCGCTGTTTTCCGGCCTGGCGGCGTGGTCAAGGTGACAGTGACCTGTCGGGCCGACCTGGGCGACTTGGCCAGTGTGGGCCTACTTCCGCTCCGCACCAGCATCACGAAGTCGTCGACGTCTCCGATCGACCAGTACCGCCAAGCAACGGCTGGAGGCTCCTGA
- a CDS encoding ATP-binding protein — MSCSPLSDPPPIPVTGASVRPKPKPLSQAGGPQRRSEPSQISQESAIGRPRLLAARAQHFAATASAAGWARRHVVDMLLRWSASELADDAALVASELVANAFKHATASEGTSTCRLVLKLFVDRLAIEVWDPAPVPPEAVRPRDVGEASESGRGLAIVTALCGSAPLVFVEPDRGKTVVAVIPWQRYR, encoded by the coding sequence ATGTCTTGCTCCCCACTGTCCGATCCACCTCCTATCCCCGTGACGGGCGCATCGGTGCGGCCGAAGCCGAAGCCGCTGTCTCAGGCTGGCGGCCCGCAACGGCGTTCTGAACCGTCGCAGATTTCGCAGGAGTCTGCTATCGGCCGTCCGCGTCTTCTCGCGGCGAGGGCACAACATTTCGCCGCCACCGCGAGTGCTGCCGGCTGGGCTCGGCGGCACGTCGTCGACATGCTGCTGCGATGGTCGGCGTCTGAACTGGCTGATGATGCTGCCCTTGTCGCGTCCGAACTGGTTGCCAACGCGTTCAAACATGCGACGGCGTCGGAGGGTACTTCCACGTGCCGTCTCGTTCTGAAGCTCTTCGTCGATCGGTTGGCTATCGAAGTATGGGATCCGGCGCCGGTGCCGCCCGAGGCAGTTCGACCGCGCGATGTAGGTGAGGCGAGTGAGTCTGGACGCGGGCTCGCTATCGTGACAGCGCTCTGCGGGTCCGCTCCCTTGGTATTCGTCGAACCTGATCGCGGGAAGACTGTGGTCGCTGTCATTCCATGGCAGCGGTATCGGTGA
- a CDS encoding class I SAM-dependent methyltransferase has translation MEEASLLYREPALYAEMADAEAVDTAAAIVALADRHGPAGADSLLDVGCGTGAVLEQLACKYSKSAGVDLLPGMIEISRERRPQLETYVGDMRTIRLGRSFEVVTCIGNALAYLTAPDDIEAAFATFAGHCVPGGVLVIRTLTAFPPLDRSRTSRTRVSGRSANVTTTYTRDPAAEVLILTRHWDFEDREPATDVIRRRVLTIGEQESFAAAAGFTLVRPRDEDEDMTIFIRDDAGDLRSGVADD, from the coding sequence TTGGAAGAGGCGTCGCTGCTCTATCGAGAGCCCGCGTTGTATGCCGAGATGGCTGACGCCGAAGCCGTCGACACCGCGGCTGCCATCGTGGCCTTGGCCGACCGTCACGGCCCGGCTGGTGCTGATTCGCTGCTGGACGTCGGGTGTGGCACCGGCGCGGTATTGGAGCAGCTCGCTTGCAAGTACTCGAAGTCGGCCGGTGTCGACCTGCTGCCAGGGATGATCGAGATTTCGAGAGAGCGCCGCCCTCAGTTGGAGACGTATGTCGGCGACATGCGCACGATACGGCTGGGACGGTCCTTCGAAGTCGTGACCTGCATCGGCAACGCCCTGGCGTACCTCACCGCGCCGGACGATATTGAGGCGGCGTTCGCGACCTTCGCTGGCCACTGCGTTCCAGGAGGCGTGCTGGTCATTCGAACGCTCACTGCGTTTCCTCCGCTGGACAGGTCCCGGACTTCGCGGACTCGGGTCTCGGGACGGTCCGCGAACGTCACCACTACGTACACCCGGGATCCGGCGGCCGAAGTGTTGATTTTGACTCGGCATTGGGACTTCGAGGACCGAGAACCTGCAACGGACGTTATCCGTCGACGTGTGCTGACGATCGGTGAGCAGGAGTCGTTCGCGGCTGCCGCGGGCTTCACCCTCGTCCGTCCGAGAGACGAGGACGAGGACATGACCATCTTCATCCGCGACGATGCGGGTGACCTGAGGAGCGGAGTCGCCGATGACTGA
- a CDS encoding helix-turn-helix domain-containing protein, translating into MADELRDDMRTARRGSGLTFAVFARQAGYAESYLRNVENGTKPLTSDVAKAYDRVLATGGEFSIAVDGPSRQKAPWNRQETFTILVDMATGGGVDRRSFVTTTGAALTSLVGHWSSILTGQATPAALSDTPADAAPRLFGHIEERLEHLRHLDDEFDSGEMARMARNELALLTRLLKAGGLDETTENRAYSLAAEASRQVAWNLFDSKQHAAAERYYETALRASAEATDVLTGAYAMSFMAIQHYTAGDPNDAVKLLDNAEQTAGSRATPRMRAMLAARKARALSKTGDRRGCARALTAARDLLDLGPSEDDPDYLYWVTQGEIEMIAGSSALELNDPARAVRCFDAAVRADYPGDVQYPKSHAIYLARAAEAHLALHDLDAAVVQARHAGRCLGSVDSARSSSTLAGLRRQLSEHRGHPAVRAFLQEA; encoded by the coding sequence ATGGCCGATGAGCTCCGAGACGACATGCGAACGGCCCGACGCGGCTCTGGACTGACGTTCGCCGTGTTCGCGCGGCAGGCGGGATACGCCGAGAGCTACCTACGCAACGTGGAGAACGGGACCAAACCCCTCACCAGCGACGTCGCCAAAGCCTACGATCGTGTGCTGGCGACCGGCGGCGAATTCAGCATTGCGGTCGACGGTCCGAGCCGACAAAAGGCACCATGGAACCGTCAGGAGACATTCACCATCCTGGTGGACATGGCAACAGGAGGCGGCGTGGACCGTCGGAGCTTCGTCACGACTACAGGTGCAGCACTGACCTCGCTGGTCGGTCATTGGTCAAGCATTCTCACCGGACAAGCCACACCGGCCGCGCTAAGCGACACTCCAGCAGATGCCGCCCCTAGGTTGTTCGGCCACATCGAGGAACGTCTCGAACACTTGAGACACCTCGATGACGAGTTCGACAGCGGTGAAATGGCGCGCATGGCACGCAACGAACTGGCTCTGCTGACGCGGCTTCTCAAGGCCGGTGGTTTGGACGAGACCACCGAGAACCGCGCCTATTCGCTCGCCGCAGAAGCCTCGCGACAGGTGGCATGGAACCTTTTCGACAGCAAGCAGCACGCCGCAGCCGAGCGGTACTACGAGACGGCCCTACGCGCCTCCGCTGAGGCCACGGATGTGCTGACCGGTGCCTACGCGATGTCCTTCATGGCCATCCAGCACTACACCGCCGGCGATCCGAACGACGCTGTGAAGCTCTTGGACAACGCCGAGCAGACCGCCGGCAGCAGGGCCACGCCGCGCATGCGCGCGATGCTTGCCGCACGCAAAGCCAGAGCTCTTTCGAAAACCGGCGACCGACGAGGATGTGCGCGAGCCCTCACGGCTGCCAGAGACCTGCTCGACCTCGGCCCTTCAGAAGACGATCCCGACTACCTGTACTGGGTCACGCAGGGCGAAATCGAGATGATCGCTGGTTCCTCAGCCCTGGAGCTGAACGATCCCGCCCGCGCAGTGCGCTGCTTCGACGCCGCGGTCAGGGCCGACTATCCCGGCGACGTGCAGTATCCCAAGAGCCATGCCATCTACCTCGCTCGCGCTGCCGAGGCACACCTGGCCTTGCACGACTTGGACGCTGCGGTGGTCCAAGCCCGCCACGCCGGCAGGTGCCTGGGCTCGGTGGACTCAGCACGGTCGTCCTCAACGCTGGCCGGGCTGCGCCGTCAGCTGAGCGAGCATCGTGGACATCCCGCCGTGCGGGCATTCCTACAGGAGGCCTAG
- a CDS encoding HAD family hydrolase produces MVARRFNGLIFDFFGVLTSNMVEVIECFEDREKIARGTFLRAWADPRGRDLFTRLELGEISQTDWNSGFAALMGVAPDDLMSRYLYDAFPAHEVLKVARQARAAGYKTAVLSNSLGRTPYDPYAGFDLLGNFDEVVLSQNHGLRKPDPAVFQLVLDKLGLPAEECVFVDDSEENLQAAVDLGMTIVFALDERELSARLRTLLGLGLL; encoded by the coding sequence ATGGTTGCGCGACGCTTCAACGGCCTCATCTTCGACTTCTTCGGTGTCCTGACGTCGAACATGGTCGAGGTCATCGAGTGCTTCGAGGATCGGGAGAAGATCGCCCGCGGGACGTTCCTTCGCGCCTGGGCCGATCCCCGGGGGAGGGACCTGTTCACGCGCCTGGAGCTCGGCGAGATCAGCCAGACCGACTGGAACTCGGGCTTCGCCGCGTTGATGGGCGTCGCGCCTGACGATCTGATGTCCCGCTACCTCTACGACGCGTTCCCGGCTCATGAGGTGCTCAAGGTTGCCCGGCAAGCGCGTGCGGCCGGGTACAAGACGGCGGTGCTGTCCAACTCGCTAGGCCGTACGCCCTACGACCCGTACGCGGGTTTTGACTTGCTGGGCAACTTCGATGAGGTGGTGCTGTCGCAGAATCACGGGCTGCGCAAGCCGGACCCCGCTGTGTTCCAGCTTGTCCTGGACAAGCTCGGTCTGCCCGCTGAGGAGTGCGTCTTCGTTGATGACTCCGAAGAGAACCTTCAGGCGGCGGTTGATTTGGGGATGACGATCGTGTTCGCGCTCGATGAACGAGAGCTTTCGGCTCGCTTGCGGACGCTGCTGGGGCTAGGCCTCCTGTAG